A stretch of Mastomys coucha isolate ucsf_1 unplaced genomic scaffold, UCSF_Mcou_1 pScaffold1, whole genome shotgun sequence DNA encodes these proteins:
- the Fmo2 gene encoding dimethylaniline monooxygenase [N-oxide-forming] 2, which translates to MAKKVAVIGAGVSGLISLKCCVDEGLEPTCFERTEDIGGLWRFKETVEDGRASIYRSVITNTSKEMSCFSDFPMPEDFPNFLHNSKLLEYFRIFAKKFDLLKYIQFQTTVISVKKRPDFSSSGQWEVYTQSNGKEQRAVFDAVMVCSGHHIQPHLPLKSFPGIERFQGQYFHSRQYKHPVGFEGKRILVVGIGNSAADIASELSKMAAQVFISTRHGSWVLSRISEDGYPWDMVFHTRFSSMLRNVLPRTVVKWMMEQQMNRWFNHENYGLVPQNKYLMKEPVLNDDLPSRLLYGAIKVKTRVKELTETAVVFEDGTVEENVDVIVFATGYTFSFPFLEDSLVKVEDNRVSLYKAMFPPHLEKPTLACVGLIQPLGSIFPTVELQARWATRVFKGLCSLPSETTMMADIVERNKKRIDLFGKSQSQILQTNYVDYLDELALEIGAKPDFISLLFKDPKLAVKLYFGPCNSYQYRLVGPGQWEGARNAILTQKQRILKPLKTRTLQTSASAPVSFLLKILGLLAVVLAFFFQLQGF; encoded by the exons ATGGCAAAGAAGGTTGCGGTGATTGGAGCAGGGGTCAGTGGCCTGATCTCTCTGAAGTGCTGTGTGGACGAGGGTCTGGAGCCCACCTGCTTCGAAAGGACTGAAGATATCGGAGGACTGTGGAGGTTCAAA GAAACCGTGGAAGATGGCCGAGCTAGCATCTACCGCTCCGTCATTACCAACACGAGCAAAGAAATGTCCTGCTTCAGTGACTTCCCGATGCCGGAGGATTTCCCCAACTTCCTGCACAACTCTAAACTCCTGGAATATTTTAGGATCTTTGCCAAGAAATTTGATCTCCTAAAATATATTCAGTTTCAG ACAACCGTCATTAGTGTGAAAAAACGCCCAGATTTCTCATCTTCTGGGCAATGGGAAGTTTATACTCAGAGCAATGGCAAGGAGCAACGTGCTGTCTTTGACGCTGTTATGGTTTGCAGTGGCCATCACATCCAGCCTCACTTGCCACTCAAGTCATTCCCAG GTATTGAGAGGTTCCAAGGCCAATATTTCCATAGCCGCCAATACAAGCACCCAGTGGGATTTGAGGGGAAACGCATCCTGGTGGTTGGAATAGGAAACTCAGCAGCAGATATTGCCTCTGAGCTGAGCAAGATGGCTGCGCAG GTGTTTATCAGCACCAGACATGGTTCCTGGGTCTTGAGCCGAATCTCTGAAGATGGCTACCCTTGGGACATGGTATTCCACACCAGGTTTAGCTCCATGCTCCGAAATGTCCTGCCCCGCACAGTTGTCAAGTGGATGATGGAACAACAGATGAATCGCTGGTTCAACCATGAAAATTATGGCCTGGTGCCTCAAAACAA ATACCTTATGAAAGAACCTGTACTGAACGACGATCTCCCCAGCCGCCTGCTGTACGGAGCCATCAAAGTGAAAACACGAGTGAAGGAGCTCACGGAGACAGCTGTGGTCTTCGAGGATGGCACGGTGGAGGAAAATGTGGATGTCATTGTCTTTGCCACGGGGTACAcgttctcttttcctttcctggaaGACTCACTTGTTAAAGTGGAGGATAATCGGGTCTCACTGTACAAAGCCATGTTTCCCCCTCATCTGGAGAAGCCAACCCTTGCATGTGTGGGTCTCATCCAGCCTCTGGGCTCCATCTTCCCAACTGTAGAGCTTCAGGCGCGTTGGGCGACAAGAGTTTTCAAAG gCTTGTGTAGCTTGCCTTCGGAGACGACTATGATGGCAGACAttgtagagagaaataaaaagagaatcgACCT GTTTGGAAAAAGCCAGAGCCAGATACTGCAGACCAATTACGTTGACTACCTGGATGAACTCGCCTTGGAGATAGGTGCGAAGCCAGacttcatctctctccttttcaaaGACCCTAAACTGGCTGTGAAACTCTACTTCGGACCCTGCAATTCCTACCAGTACCGCCTCGTTGGACCTGGGCAGTGGGAAGGAGCCAGGAATGCCATCCTCACCCAGAAGCAGAGGATTCTGAAGCCCCTAAAGACTCGAACTCTCCAGACCTCAGCTAGTGCCCCAGTGTCTTTCCTGCTCAAGATCCTGGGGCTGCTCGCTGTGGTTCTGGCCTTCTTTTTCCAACTTCAGGGGTTCTAA